In Candidatus Niyogibacteria bacterium CG10_big_fil_rev_8_21_14_0_10_46_36, one DNA window encodes the following:
- a CDS encoding nucleotide sugar dehydrogenase, producing MNKRIQSILLHPHHTIKDAMKKMEEGKKIGPSAPWGICLIVDEKKKLKGVVTDGDIRQALLAGHTLSTPVSSIMTKNPLTVKSASLPKDMLIDLHHEFKNRNATENKYHQIVIVHENGAVEDVVTPFELWRRSELKTKNVAIIGLGYVGLTLGLSFADLGIKVFGIDTSAHVVKQLTKGVPHFYEKGLDALLKKHINKNLFVKKTLSKNESDIYIICVGTATDEKNNMISSYIKNAAHAVGKALKAHDLIVLRSTVVVGTTRDIVVPILEKESGLKAGRDFFIAFAPERTAQGKALEELRTLPQVIGGLNKQSLDYTAQLFQPLTNTIISVSSMEAAETVKLLNNTFRDISFSFSNEVAQICDRMNLNTMEIIRAANEGYPRNPIPYPSPGVGGSCLVKDPYIFAESAKKVNYKAQLPLVSRAINQHMVDFVHEKVHAFCKRNKKSAKHAKIFIVGMAFKGSPETSDIRNSTAVDITKKLQRTYKNIVAYDPVATSYDLKKLGIKIAPSLAAGFKNADCVLLLNNHHSYKNIDIHKATQAMNTPSLLLDGWSVFAPQDFAHFDHITYDGLGVGQLPQ from the coding sequence ATGAATAAACGCATACAATCTATCCTTCTCCACCCCCACCATACGATCAAAGATGCAATGAAAAAAATGGAGGAAGGAAAAAAAATCGGACCCTCAGCCCCCTGGGGTATTTGTCTTATTGTCGACGAAAAAAAGAAGCTCAAAGGCGTAGTGACTGACGGTGATATACGCCAGGCATTGCTCGCCGGACACACGCTCTCCACGCCAGTCTCGTCCATCATGACCAAAAATCCCCTTACCGTAAAAAGCGCGTCTCTTCCGAAAGATATGCTTATAGACCTTCACCACGAATTTAAAAATAGGAACGCAACAGAAAACAAATATCATCAAATAGTTATCGTGCATGAAAATGGCGCCGTTGAAGACGTGGTAACACCGTTTGAATTATGGCGACGGAGTGAACTCAAAACAAAAAATGTCGCCATCATAGGGCTTGGGTATGTCGGCCTCACTCTCGGGCTTAGTTTTGCGGATCTCGGCATTAAGGTGTTTGGTATTGATACAAGCGCGCATGTTGTAAAGCAATTAACAAAAGGGGTTCCTCATTTTTATGAGAAAGGCCTTGATGCGCTCCTCAAAAAACACATCAATAAGAATCTGTTTGTTAAAAAAACGCTCTCAAAAAATGAAAGCGACATCTATATTATTTGCGTTGGAACTGCAACTGATGAAAAAAATAATATGATATCGTCATACATTAAAAACGCGGCTCACGCAGTGGGGAAAGCGCTCAAAGCCCACGACCTGATTGTTCTCCGTTCAACCGTTGTCGTAGGAACGACGCGCGATATTGTGGTCCCCATTCTTGAAAAAGAATCGGGATTAAAAGCGGGACGCGATTTTTTCATCGCGTTCGCTCCGGAACGCACCGCCCAAGGAAAAGCACTTGAAGAACTTCGTACACTTCCGCAAGTCATTGGCGGGCTCAACAAACAAAGCCTTGATTATACCGCTCAACTCTTCCAACCTCTTACAAATACCATTATCAGCGTATCCAGTATGGAAGCGGCAGAAACGGTAAAGCTGCTTAATAACACATTCCGCGATATCAGCTTCTCGTTCTCAAATGAAGTAGCGCAGATATGCGACCGCATGAACTTGAACACGATGGAAATTATCCGTGCAGCAAATGAGGGCTACCCCCGGAACCCAATTCCTTACCCAAGCCCCGGAGTGGGAGGCTCATGCCTGGTCAAAGACCCGTACATTTTTGCAGAATCAGCAAAAAAAGTGAACTACAAAGCCCAGCTTCCGCTCGTCTCCAGAGCGATAAATCAACATATGGTTGATTTTGTCCACGAGAAAGTGCACGCGTTCTGCAAGCGAAATAAAAAATCTGCGAAACATGCAAAAATATTTATTGTGGGAATGGCATTTAAAGGAAGCCCGGAAACATCCGACATCCGTAACTCCACCGCGGTAGATATTACAAAAAAGCTTCAGCGTACATATAAAAATATTGTAGCGTATGATCCGGTGGCAACATCATACGACCTAAAAAAACTGGGAATAAAAATAGCACCCTCCCTTGCCGCAGGATTTAAAAATGCGGATTGTGTTCTTTTGCTTAATAATCACCACTCATATAAAAATATAGATATCCATAAAGCGACGCAGGCAATGAACACACCAAGCCTTCTTTTAGACGGCTGGAGTGTATTTGCGCCGCAGGATTTTGCCCACTTTGACCATATTACCTACGATGGCTTGGGAGTGGGACAACTGCCGCAGTAA
- a CDS encoding N-acylneuraminate cytidylyltransferase, translating into MRKKKYAILAVIPARGGSKSIPRKNIKPLAGKPLLTYSITEALKSKLLTRVVVSSEDKRIIRTAKRYGAEAPFVRPKALATDTALAVPTIQHAVREMERQENTTYDYVVMLQPTTPLRTTRHIDACLLQLIRTKADSVISVVRVWDKHPYRMKTIKRGRLVDFGKETKENMPRQSLPPVYLRNGAIYACKRNVLMRQNSFKGKDSRPYIMTEEESVNIDSVLDFQIAELLIKNRRSKR; encoded by the coding sequence ATGAGAAAAAAGAAATACGCCATTCTCGCCGTAATCCCGGCCCGAGGTGGATCAAAATCCATACCCCGGAAAAACATAAAACCCCTTGCGGGAAAACCATTACTCACCTATTCCATAACGGAAGCGCTGAAAAGCAAATTACTTACAAGAGTAGTTGTTTCCTCTGAGGATAAGCGCATCATCCGCACAGCAAAGAGATACGGAGCTGAAGCGCCATTTGTCCGCCCAAAAGCACTCGCAACAGACACCGCCCTTGCCGTGCCTACCATCCAGCATGCTGTACGAGAAATGGAACGCCAAGAAAACACAACATACGATTATGTTGTTATGCTTCAGCCGACCACTCCGCTTCGCACCACCCGCCATATTGATGCTTGTCTCCTGCAGCTCATCCGCACGAAAGCTGATTCGGTCATAAGCGTTGTCCGCGTATGGGACAAGCACCCCTACCGCATGAAAACAATAAAGCGCGGGCGGCTCGTAGACTTTGGGAAAGAAACAAAAGAGAATATGCCCCGCCAAAGCCTTCCTCCGGTGTACTTGAGAAACGGGGCGATATACGCATGCAAAAGAAATGTACTGATGCGGCAAAACAGTTTTAAGGGAAAAGATTCCCGCCCCTACATCATGACAGAAGAAGAGTCGGTGAATATAGATAGCGTTTTAGATTTTCAGATTGCCGAACTTCTGATAAAAAATCGACGAAGCAAGCGTTAA
- a CDS encoding hydrolase TatD: MIDSHTHMQFAAFKDDVSEVIWRARGKGIWIINVGTQKDTSKQAVALAEQYEDGVYATVGLHPIHTDASYHDPQELGGGEGFTSRGEEFSVEEYTELARHPKVVAIGECGLDYYRIEGDIDAIKEKQKNIFRKHIDIAKAISKPLMIHCRPSKKDDAYRDIIEILREKSATNGVVHFFVGSREVADEFLSLGFSFTFGGVITFVHDYDKVARHIPLDRILSETDAPYVTPAPHRGKRNEPAYVEEVVKKIAELKEVSFEGAARQTVLNAKEKFGV; the protein is encoded by the coding sequence ATGATTGATTCTCATACGCATATGCAGTTTGCTGCGTTTAAGGATGATGTGTCCGAGGTTATTTGGCGTGCGCGCGGAAAGGGAATATGGATAATAAATGTCGGTACCCAAAAAGACACATCAAAACAGGCAGTTGCGCTCGCGGAACAATACGAAGACGGGGTGTATGCAACCGTAGGGCTTCATCCGATTCATACCGATGCATCGTATCACGATCCGCAGGAATTAGGGGGAGGCGAAGGATTTACAAGTAGGGGAGAAGAATTCAGCGTTGAAGAATACACAGAACTTGCGCGCCACCCAAAGGTAGTAGCAATTGGCGAATGCGGCCTGGATTATTATCGGATTGAAGGCGATATAGACGCCATAAAAGAAAAACAAAAAAATATTTTCCGCAAACATATTGATATTGCGAAGGCCATTTCTAAGCCCCTTATGATTCATTGCCGTCCCTCAAAAAAGGACGACGCATACAGGGACATTATTGAAATACTCCGTGAAAAAAGCGCAACGAATGGCGTTGTTCATTTTTTTGTAGGTTCACGCGAGGTTGCCGATGAGTTTTTGTCGCTCGGATTTTCGTTTACATTCGGCGGCGTGATAACATTCGTGCACGATTACGATAAAGTTGCGCGTCATATCCCGCTTGACCGGATACTCTCCGAAACTGATGCGCCCTATGTGACTCCTGCACCCCACCGAGGCAAGCGGAATGAGCCGGCATATGTAGAAGAGGTTGTTAAAAAAATAGCGGAGCTCAAAGAAGTGTCGTTTGAAGGTGCGGCGCGACAAACGGTTTTGAATGCGAAAGAAAAATTCGGGGTATGA
- a CDS encoding methionine--tRNA ligase → MEKFYVTTSLPYVNAPPHIGFALEAVQTDVIARWRRIKGDDVFFLSGTDEHGAKIARSAEKEGKTPQELVDANAATFKKLLEELFISHTDFIRTSDTKRHWPGAQVLWKKIEAKGDLYKATYKGLYCVGHEAFITEKDLIDGKCVDHNQKPELLEEENYYFKLSRYSKKIKELIAKGELTVFPESRKNEIMALLDDGLQDISFSRPAKDIPWGVPVPGDDTQTMYVWCDALSNYISALGFGSEDDAHFQKYWPANLHVIGKDILRFHAAIWTGMLLSAGLSLPKAIFVHGFITSGGKKMSKTIGNVIDPFDIMRRFSADALRYFLLREIEPFEDGDFTEERFVDAYNANLANGLGNYVSRVAKMITQYFGEDFKKPEGALLDAVPLQESSELLRQHKVNGGNIETFSVPFSFEQYIRPQYQEALDAYQFSRALDIAWGFLGELDRFIQHYEPFKLIKTDAEKTRAVLWHTVYGALAFADMVRPFLPATSEKIFAIFGAAPEDYKTRDVFRVTMGEGLFPRK, encoded by the coding sequence ATGGAAAAATTTTATGTTACAACGTCGCTTCCGTATGTGAACGCGCCGCCTCATATAGGATTTGCTCTTGAAGCGGTACAAACAGATGTCATTGCACGATGGAGACGCATCAAAGGAGATGATGTCTTTTTTTTGTCGGGCACGGATGAGCATGGGGCGAAAATAGCGCGAAGCGCTGAAAAGGAAGGGAAAACTCCGCAAGAACTAGTTGATGCAAATGCCGCCACGTTCAAAAAGCTATTAGAAGAGCTCTTCATATCGCATACGGATTTTATACGGACATCGGATACAAAGCGGCATTGGCCAGGTGCGCAAGTGCTCTGGAAAAAGATAGAAGCAAAAGGCGATCTCTATAAGGCGACGTATAAGGGGCTCTATTGCGTAGGACACGAAGCCTTTATCACCGAAAAGGATCTTATTGACGGCAAGTGCGTTGATCACAACCAGAAGCCTGAATTACTTGAAGAAGAAAATTACTATTTCAAACTTTCCCGTTATTCTAAAAAGATAAAAGAACTCATTGCAAAGGGAGAGCTTACGGTGTTTCCTGAATCGCGTAAAAACGAAATTATGGCGCTTTTGGATGATGGGCTCCAGGACATAAGCTTTTCGCGTCCCGCGAAAGATATTCCGTGGGGGGTGCCGGTCCCGGGAGATGACACGCAGACGATGTATGTGTGGTGTGACGCGCTTTCAAATTATATTTCAGCGCTCGGGTTTGGAAGCGAAGATGATGCGCATTTCCAGAAGTATTGGCCCGCGAACCTCCATGTTATTGGAAAGGATATTTTGCGATTTCATGCAGCAATTTGGACCGGAATGCTTTTATCCGCCGGTCTTTCGTTGCCGAAGGCCATCTTTGTGCACGGATTTATTACATCAGGGGGAAAAAAGATGTCGAAGACAATCGGTAATGTGATAGACCCCTTTGATATTATGCGTCGGTTTAGCGCAGATGCGCTCCGGTATTTTCTGCTCCGCGAGATAGAGCCGTTTGAGGATGGTGACTTTACAGAGGAGCGGTTTGTTGATGCGTATAATGCAAATCTTGCAAATGGGCTCGGCAATTATGTATCGCGTGTTGCAAAAATGATAACCCAATATTTCGGGGAAGATTTTAAAAAACCTGAAGGCGCTCTGTTGGACGCGGTGCCGCTCCAGGAATCTTCTGAACTTTTGCGCCAACATAAAGTGAACGGAGGGAATATAGAAACATTCAGCGTGCCGTTTTCCTTTGAGCAATATATCCGCCCGCAGTACCAAGAAGCACTTGATGCGTATCAATTTTCGCGGGCGCTTGATATCGCGTGGGGATTTTTAGGAGAGCTTGATAGGTTTATCCAGCATTATGAGCCGTTTAAGCTTATTAAGACCGACGCAGAGAAAACGCGGGCGGTATTATGGCACACAGTATATGGCGCGTTAGCATTTGCGGATATGGTGCGTCCGTTCTTGCCCGCGACATCTGAAAAGATATTTGCTATTTTTGGCGCAGCTCCCGAGGATTACAAAACAAGGGATGTATTCCGCGTGACGATGGGAGAAGGGCTCTTCCCGAGAAAATAA
- a CDS encoding glycine--tRNA ligase: MDQEKMENIIRFSKRRGFIFPGSSLYGGLAGTWDYGPLGFRLKENIRRAWLSFFVDSRDDVHAIDAPILLHPKVWETSGHLKEFTDPLVDCKHCKGRFRADHIEGTACPECGKEELTEARPFNMLFKTWIGPLEEKSSEAYLRPENAQGIFINFKNVMDTLHPKLPFGIAQVGKVFRNEISPGEFLFRTREFELMEFEYFVHEKGWKKAFEYWSEEMMKWTDILGLSRKKLHANDLPDGERAHYSSRTIDFEYEYPFGVKELMAIAYRGDYDMNLHMEGSSTDIRYFDEETKTHELPHVVEPTFGLDRAFLAVLAESYAEEQVKEKDVRTVLKLPKKLAPYQVAIFPLVSNKENIVKKARDVYEGLRKDMSAAWDDIGNIGKRYRRQDEIGTPWCITVDYDTLEDGTVTVRDRDTMEQERIPADAIASYIKEKLG, from the coding sequence ATGGATCAGGAAAAGATGGAAAATATCATACGGTTCTCTAAACGACGGGGATTTATATTCCCCGGTTCTTCGCTGTACGGCGGGCTTGCAGGCACCTGGGACTACGGTCCGCTCGGGTTCCGCCTGAAAGAAAATATCCGAAGGGCGTGGCTTTCTTTTTTTGTTGATAGCCGCGACGATGTGCATGCGATAGATGCCCCTATTTTGTTGCACCCGAAAGTATGGGAAACATCAGGCCATCTCAAAGAATTTACGGACCCACTGGTTGATTGCAAGCATTGCAAGGGACGGTTCCGCGCAGACCATATAGAGGGTACGGCATGCCCAGAGTGTGGCAAGGAAGAGCTAACCGAAGCGCGCCCCTTTAATATGTTGTTTAAGACATGGATAGGGCCGCTTGAAGAAAAATCATCTGAAGCATACTTGCGTCCTGAAAACGCGCAAGGCATTTTTATTAACTTTAAAAATGTCATGGATACGCTTCACCCGAAGTTGCCGTTCGGTATCGCGCAAGTGGGCAAAGTGTTCCGGAACGAGATATCGCCCGGCGAATTCTTATTCCGCACGCGCGAATTTGAGCTTATGGAATTTGAATATTTTGTACATGAAAAAGGATGGAAGAAGGCATTTGAATATTGGTCTGAAGAAATGATGAAATGGACGGATATCCTCGGCTTGTCGCGGAAAAAACTGCACGCGAATGATTTGCCTGACGGAGAGCGCGCGCATTATTCATCGCGCACGATTGATTTTGAATACGAATACCCGTTCGGCGTAAAAGAACTTATGGCGATAGCGTACCGCGGGGATTATGATATGAATCTCCACATGGAGGGGAGCAGCACGGACATCCGTTATTTTGATGAGGAGACAAAAACGCATGAGCTGCCGCATGTAGTAGAGCCGACATTCGGGCTTGATCGCGCGTTTCTCGCGGTGCTCGCAGAATCATATGCTGAAGAGCAAGTGAAAGAAAAAGATGTCCGCACCGTTCTTAAGCTTCCCAAAAAACTCGCACCATATCAGGTTGCAATATTCCCGCTTGTTTCTAATAAAGAGAACATCGTAAAAAAGGCAAGGGATGTGTACGAGGGGCTGCGGAAGGATATGTCTGCTGCGTGGGATGATATCGGCAATATAGGCAAACGGTATCGGAGACAGGACGAAATAGGAACGCCGTGGTGTATTACAGTTGATTACGATACGCTTGAAGACGGCACGGTGACAGTACGCGACCGGGACACTATGGAGCAGGAACGGATACCCGCTGATGCTATTGCTTCATATATCAAAGAAAAGCTCGGATAA